From Humisphaera borealis, the proteins below share one genomic window:
- a CDS encoding WD40 repeat domain-containing protein, with protein MRYKPGSLLAGLFATLVVMPLSVAFAQDPSTRARTTPVVACAYSPNGGSLVIARHDRVEVRNVLAGDSRTLDIKIPRAAAIAFDPTGQLLAVAGGTPGESGVVILWDFKASKSLAKVEGMTDLATAVAFSPDGSLLAVGSADRTVRLTRIDRKRDALQTRSAGVLVGHGGAVTSVVFSPDSKLIATSSVDRSIKVWTVTDGALLRTLSNHTDSVHAIAGRSHSDPKAPWTIASASDDRTVRIWQPGIGRMVRIVRGHEGPVLAVAWAADGKTLLSLGTEGIVRAIECDGDQILRSVPAHADWGYAIAVSPDGRSFATGGWAGDVVIWKIDKSGSISPADSKPGSTR; from the coding sequence ATGCGATACAAACCTGGCTCCCTTCTGGCCGGCCTGTTCGCCACCCTCGTGGTGATGCCGCTCTCAGTCGCGTTCGCGCAGGATCCTTCCACCCGAGCTCGGACCACGCCCGTCGTCGCCTGCGCATACAGCCCCAACGGCGGATCGCTCGTCATTGCCCGCCATGATCGCGTGGAAGTTCGCAACGTCCTCGCCGGCGATTCTCGCACGCTCGATATAAAGATCCCGCGTGCCGCCGCGATTGCGTTCGACCCCACCGGCCAGCTCCTAGCCGTTGCAGGCGGAACGCCGGGTGAGTCAGGAGTGGTCATCCTTTGGGACTTCAAGGCAAGCAAGTCGCTTGCGAAAGTCGAGGGCATGACCGATCTGGCGACCGCCGTCGCGTTCAGCCCGGACGGATCGCTGTTGGCCGTCGGCAGCGCCGATCGTACGGTCAGGTTGACGCGAATTGATCGCAAACGCGACGCGCTGCAGACCAGGTCGGCCGGCGTGCTCGTCGGCCACGGCGGGGCGGTGACTTCGGTCGTCTTCAGCCCCGACAGCAAGCTCATCGCGACGTCCAGCGTCGACCGCTCGATCAAAGTCTGGACCGTCACCGATGGGGCACTCCTCCGCACGCTCTCGAACCATACCGATTCCGTCCATGCAATCGCCGGCCGATCACACTCGGATCCGAAAGCGCCTTGGACGATCGCCTCGGCCAGCGATGACCGAACGGTTCGCATCTGGCAGCCGGGCATCGGGCGAATGGTCCGCATCGTCCGAGGACACGAAGGCCCGGTGCTCGCCGTAGCATGGGCCGCGGACGGCAAGACGCTCCTTTCACTCGGCACGGAGGGCATCGTCCGCGCCATCGAATGCGACGGCGATCAGATCCTGCGGAGCGTCCCGGCCCACGCCGACTGGGGATATGCGATAGCCGTCAGCCCGGACGGCCGATCGTTCGCTACCGGGGGATGGGCGGGCGATGTCGTGATATGGAAGATCGACAAATCGGGCTCAATCAGCCCAGCAGACTCCAAGCCCGGGTCCACTCGGTGA
- a CDS encoding DUF1501 domain-containing protein, translating into MNPSPTTRRDGIRRRDVLHLGMLSCLGLSFADVLRLRSAGAADSPAKRTAKAKSCIVIWLDGGPSHIDTFDPKPDAPAEVRGDFKAISTAVDGIRICEHLPLTAGVMKDVAVIRSVTHELGNHDTGSHFLLTGHRPTPVMEFPSLGSLVARQRGFGGALPPYLAIPGAVRAAGPGYFPGAFAPFSVGGDPSKPDYSVRDLIPPEGVTFDRVDRRREMLGQLDGFSRQVEQGPATASRDAFYEQAYTLMTSPAAKAALDLSQEPQAVRQRYGRNRLGASCLFARRLVEAGAGFVTVIDKGWDNHQQIFRELPDSRFPGSGKLPSLDRAYAALIDDLRERGLLDSTLVVLMGEFGRTPKINSSAGRDHWPRAGFACLAGGGVKGGQVIGATDAWGQSPIDTPVSPEDLACSILTLLGIDPTRQYTTADGRPIKILDAGRMVPGLV; encoded by the coding sequence ATGAACCCATCTCCCACAACTCGACGCGACGGAATCCGCCGGCGCGACGTGCTTCATCTGGGCATGCTCTCCTGTTTGGGGCTGAGCTTCGCCGATGTCCTGCGGCTACGGTCGGCAGGCGCGGCAGATTCTCCGGCGAAGCGAACCGCCAAGGCCAAATCGTGCATCGTCATCTGGCTTGACGGAGGACCGAGCCATATAGACACCTTCGACCCCAAGCCCGATGCCCCGGCCGAAGTTCGTGGCGACTTCAAGGCGATTTCCACCGCGGTCGATGGCATTCGCATTTGCGAACATCTCCCGTTGACGGCCGGCGTCATGAAAGACGTCGCCGTTATTCGCTCGGTCACACACGAGCTCGGCAATCACGACACCGGCAGCCATTTCCTGTTGACTGGGCATCGGCCGACACCTGTGATGGAGTTCCCGAGTCTCGGGAGCCTCGTCGCGAGGCAACGCGGCTTCGGCGGCGCGCTGCCGCCTTACCTGGCGATTCCCGGCGCGGTTCGGGCGGCGGGGCCGGGTTACTTTCCCGGTGCGTTCGCGCCGTTCTCCGTCGGCGGCGATCCTTCGAAGCCGGACTACAGCGTTCGCGATCTCATCCCCCCGGAAGGTGTGACTTTCGATCGCGTCGACCGGCGGCGCGAGATGCTCGGCCAGCTTGACGGATTCTCTCGTCAGGTCGAACAGGGCCCGGCTACTGCTAGCCGCGACGCGTTCTACGAGCAGGCATACACTTTGATGACATCGCCGGCTGCCAAGGCAGCGCTGGATCTCTCGCAGGAGCCGCAGGCGGTACGCCAGCGCTACGGGCGCAACCGATTGGGAGCGAGCTGCCTCTTCGCCCGTCGCTTGGTGGAGGCGGGCGCGGGGTTTGTCACCGTGATCGACAAGGGATGGGATAACCACCAGCAGATCTTCCGCGAGCTGCCGGATTCACGCTTTCCCGGCAGCGGCAAGTTGCCGTCGCTCGACCGCGCCTATGCAGCACTGATCGACGACCTCCGTGAGCGAGGACTGCTCGATAGCACGCTGGTTGTGCTGATGGGCGAGTTCGGGCGGACGCCAAAGATCAACAGCAGCGCCGGTCGCGATCATTGGCCGCGGGCGGGCTTCGCCTGTCTCGCCGGCGGCGGTGTGAAAGGTGGACAGGTGATCGGTGCAACCGACGCTTGGGGCCAGTCGCCGATTGACACACCTGTCAGTCCGGAAGACCTCGCGTGCAGCATTCTGACGCTGCTCGGCATCGACCCCACGCGGCAGTACACCACCGCCGACGGGCGGCCCATAAAGATTTTGGATGCCGGACGCATGGTTCCCGGGCTGGTGTGA